In Indicator indicator isolate 239-I01 unplaced genomic scaffold, UM_Iind_1.1 iindUn_scaffold_395, whole genome shotgun sequence, a single window of DNA contains:
- the LOC128980605 gene encoding ubiquitin carboxyl-terminal hydrolase 36-like gives MRRRKKLEEVLGPAAKRRRLELGEEGAPGWPLAASPKELWQQKAESELASRGLCCEGEQPWGKQLKPWVKAASHRCSPKDKLTSKQGSDQAPAIREDGVPVPQKVPFSVGRLSMRWERLCGVGAGLHNLGLSCFLNATLQCLTHTAPLASYLLSEEHGRSCDQEGFCMLCVMQNHVVQAFASSGQAIQPLSFIWNLKNIAQHLCFGRQEDAHEFLRYTIDAMQQACLNGCAQLDGQSQAPTLVHQIFRGCLRSRVTCSECKSTSDTYEPYLDLALEIGEATSVVQALKQFVKPELLCGENAYKCARCQQKVSATKHFSIHQAANVLTVALKRFAHGGGGKITKDVQFPMLLNVRPYMSARCGDPVLYSLYAVLVHSGHGCHTGHYYCYVQASDGQWYLMNDEEVNATDTQEVLKQQAYLLFYQRIPNPRKSSEGPIAEAASSLPGRNGSIPNERPDLLPGKQLPRLEVRVPVAHSAFGTGPELLSGTTLPKLPARSPPPK, from the exons ATGCGGAGACGAAAGAAGctggaggaggtgctggggccGGCAGCCAAGAGGCGCCggctggagctgggtgaggaAGGGGCTCCGGGCTGGCCGCTGGCTGCCTCACCCAAGGAGTtgtggcagcagaaggcagagtctgAGCTTGCCAGTCGtggcctctgctgtgagggggAGCAGCCGTGGGGGAAGCAGCTCAAGCCCTGGGTCAAGGCTGCCAGCCACCGCTGCAGCCCCAAGGACAAGCTGACCAGCAAGCAGG gcagtGACCAAGCCCCGGCAATACGAGAGGACGGGGTCCCCGTGCCCCAGAAGGTGCCCTTCTCCGTGGGGCGCCTCTCCATGCGGTGGGAGCGGCTCTGCGGGGTCGGTGCTGGGCTGCACAACCTGGGGCTCAGCTGCTTCCTCAACGCCACGCTGCAGTGCCTGACGCACACGGCGCCGCTTGCCAGCTACCTGCTCTCCGAGGAGCACGGCCGCAGCT gtgaccaagaaggcttCTGCATGCTGTGCGTGATGCAGAACCACGTGGTCCAGGCGTTTGCCAGCAGCGGGCAGGCCATACAGCCACTGTCCTTCATCTGGAACCTCAAGA aCATTGCCCAGCACCTCTGCTTcgggaggcaggaggatgcccaCGAGTTCCTGCGCTACACCATCGACGCCATGCAGCAAGCCTGCTTGAACGGCTGTGCCCA GTTGGATGGCCAGAGCCAGGCCCCGACACTGGTTCATCAGATCTTCAGAGGTTGCCTGCGGTCCCGTG TGACGTGCTCGGAGTGCAAGAGCACCTCAGACACCTACGAGCCTTACCTGGACCTGGCGCTGGAGATCGGG GAGGCCACGAGCGTGGTGCAGGCGCTGAAGCAGTTTGtgaagccagagctgctgtgcgGGGAGAACGCCTACAAGTGTGCCAG GTGCCAACAGAAGGTGTCGGCCACCAAACACTTCAGCATCCACCAAGCCGCCAACGTTCTGACGGTGGCACTGAAGCGCTTTGCCCACGGTGGGGGAGGGAAGATCACAAAG gaTGTGCAGTTCCCCATGCTGCTGAACGTCCGCCCCTACATGTCTGCGCGGTGCGGGGACCCCGTCCTGTACAGCCTCTATGCGGTGCTGGTGCACTCTGGGCATGGCTGCCACACAGGGCACTACTACTGCTACGTGCAG gCCAGTGATGGGCAGTGGTATCTAATGAATGATGAGGAGGTCAACGCCACAGACACCCAAGAGGTCCTCAAGCAGCAGGCCTACCTGCTGTTCTACCAGAG GATCCCCAACCCCAGGAAGAGCTCGGAGGGGCCCATTGCCgaggctgcctccagcctgcccgGCCGCAACGGCAGCATCCCAAACGAG AGACCAGACCTGCTGCCGGGGAAGCAGCTGCCTAGGCTGGAGGTCAGAGTCCCTGTGGCCCACAGCGCGTTTGGGACGGGGCCGGAGCTGTTGAGCggaaccaccctgccaaagctgcCTGCCAGGTCCCCACCGCCCAAA